Genomic segment of Mytilus edulis chromosome 12, xbMytEdul2.2, whole genome shotgun sequence:
GATTAATCTCATtacagtgttgtttttttttgtttttttttttttcgttgatGTCGGCGCCGAAATATAGCAATTTAAATGATATGAGCGATGGCGAGTCTACTTTAAGTTTACATTCATTAGTTGAAACGGACGACGAATTTACCGACGATTCACTTTTAAGTTCATATTTATTGGCACCGAGTAGGCCTTCTCAAAACCAAGAATTAGATCAAAGTTTACATTTATTAGCCCCGACTAGGCCCTCTCAAACCAACACATTATATCGTTCTATGCCAATTTTAACACCACAAATAAGTTTGGTTAACAGATTGCATCAAAATAATTTGACTTCTAACACAAGTGCATGTTACAGTACAAGTACGCCTAGATTAGAACATACAAGTATACCTAGAATAGTACATACAACTATCATGGAAAAGTTAGCTCCGTGTAGGAAATTCGGGGGATATCCCCATGAAAATGGACTTGTTTTCTTGCGTGAATTTGACTCTTTTGCTACACTACATAATATCATGCCTTATGAAAACCAAAAGCGAATAGCAGCTTTTCACCTCCAGTTAACGGGACCGGCCCTCACGTGGTTTAACTCATTAACATTCAATGACAAAAGCTCCTGGGAAAAACTTATTGAACTGTTTAAGAGAAAATATGTTAATCTCGATTGGCAAAGTCTAACAATCATGCTAGAAAATGAGGTTTTTGAACACATAAAGTTGTCACCGGGTCAAGCACTCGAAGATTTTTACTGCCAGCTTGTAGAAAAAGCTCTATTATTACACAAAGCTGATTATGATATTCTCACTAAATTCATCAAGGGTCTTCCCGAAAAGTTAGCTTTCTTTGTAAGGGCAGGTAACCACAAAGACAGTAATAGTGCACTATCAGCTGCCAAAATGGGCGAAGCATACGGGTACAGGTTACATGATGAGATATCTGTGTCTGCCATCAAACAACAAATTACACCTAAAGCTGTTAATTGTTGCCGAACAAAACCCGTCAGTCGTACATGAACTGAAAAAGTGCAATACAAAAACTTTCAGCTCAATCAGAACAGCCCAGACAGCAACCTCAAAATCGCAggcaaaattatcaaaatttccgTCAGTCTGATTACCCTAAAGAACAGCGGGATTACAATTTGAACAGGCGGCCCGAAAATAGTCCACCCTTTTATTGTCACGCTTGTAAAGGGCCACAACATTTTAGGCGCGATTGTATGTGGGATGGTGAAGGTCAGGCTAACCCAAGTTCACAATGTCAGCTCTTTAGTCAGTATGGGCATTCAGCATCACACTGTTTACGTTTTTCAAGCCAACAGGGAAACCGTCAGAACCCGGGAGACACTGGGCACGCTCCCTCGGGCGACCACCCTTAAGTGCCAGAAGGCGTAGTCGCTCTCCTAGTAGACAACACAACGTACATGTACAATCTTGTAATTATACTTGTGACAATAATGAATCTGACTCATATGATAGTACTTGTTCTGAAATAGAAGGAGAGGAGTCATCTCGTCCCAAATTTTTATATATGCCAGTTACTATAGACAATATAGAGATAGCCGCACTTATGGATAGTGGCAGTTCCATAAATGTAATATCACAACAACTTTTTAATTCGTTGCCAGAACATTACCGTAATTCTTTTAAAAGTGCAAACGAAAAGATACTTTTGGCAAATAACGCGTCAATAAATATTGTTGGTACAGCACGTATAAAGATCAAAGTTCCGACTGGCAAACATCGGTTACATGTGTACATACTATCTCAAACCTCGAATCCGTTGATTTTAGGTACCAATTATTTATTTACTAACAAGATAGACTAAGTGCTTGATTTTGgtaaattgtatataaatactAAGACTGTGAAGGTTAAGTGTCAAAAACGAATTTCTGTCCCTgcaaattcagatttttttatgtGGAGTAAACTTGGAAAGAATGTATTATACGGTACGCAGGGCATATGTACTAGTAGTGACTATATGAACAAAATAGGTTTATTAACAGCTAAGGCTGTAGTGTCAGTTGATCAGAAAAACTCAGTGCCGGTAAAACTAATGAACGTTACTAATGAACCTATCACAATTCAAAGAGGGAAAGTTTTagcaatttttaaagtattagATACTGATTATTCAATCACGTCATTAGAACCGGACAATGGTAAAATGCAAAGTGTGCAAAATGTTCAGTTAAGTCATAGAACGGAGAATGAAAGTGATGATAGCAAATTTTTATCTTACTTTGATATACCAAGTCACTTGTCCGATACTGAAAAATCAAAACTTAGTCAGTGTTTGCAGTCAAATAAATGTTAGTTTGTAACGGATGAAAATCCAAATTTAGGATACACGGACATTGTTCATCATAAAATATGCATGAAATCCGACTTTAAACCTAAAAACCAAAGACCTTATAGACTTCCACCTGATAAAAAAGAGGCCTTACGTGAACACCTTGATGAACTCCTTCGTCAAAATTTAATAGCGCCAGTTAGTGAAACTGAGGACGTTCCAATAATCAGTCCTATTGTTTTGGTTTCAAAACAAGATCGAAACAAGAAACAACAAGAAAATTCACAAAAGAGCAGTGCTAAGTACAGATTTTGTTGCGACTTTCGCTATTTAAACTCCCAAGTTCAAGATTTTTCGTATTTTATTCCTGATCTGACCGAACTAACTGAATCATTTTCTGGGAAAACTCCAAATTATCTGGCTTCACTCGACTTAAGCTCAGGATTTTTCAAAAAGGCCTGTAGATGAAGACACCCAAAAGTACACTGCGTTCAATACATGTTTTGGAACTTTCAAATTTCGTCGACTTCCAATGGGGTTAAGTTCTGCGCCTTCATCATTTCAGTTATTGATGGATAAAATTCTACAGGGATTGACATTTAAAGTGTGCTTATGTTACTTGGGTGATATTCTTATAGCATCAGAAACTTTTGACCAACATATCGATGACTTGAACACTGTTTTCGGCCGCTTGAAAGAAGCCGGTCTTAAACTAGGACCCAAGAAATGTAGCTTTGCACAGCAGTCATGCGTTTTTCTGGGGCATTTAATTTCCAGCAAAGGCATTCAGCCCCCACCGGAAAGGTTGCAAGCGATCAAGGATTATCCTTCTCCAAAATCTGTTAAATAACTACGCCGTGTCGTCGGTCTACTAAATTGGTTTAGAAAATACATTCCAAATTTCAGCTCAGAAATAGAACCAATGACAAAATTACTtaggaaaaatatgaaatttcgGTGGTCTGCGGAGCAAGAAAATGCCtttcaaaaactgaaaaaattGCTTTTAAATTCATCAGTTCTTGCATTTCCAAATTACAATATACCATTTCATTTGGCTGTTGATACATCCAGTAAAGGCATAGGATACGTTCTTTACCAGATTCATACTGATGAGCATGAAGAGGACATGATCAGAGTGGTCCGTTTTGGGTCAAAATCATTAAGTCGTTGGCAAAGATCTTATGGCCCCACCAAACTTGAATTACTTGGAATGGTGACTGCAATTCTTGATTGTTCTGTATACTTGCGTGGGCGTAGATTTATCGTTGAATGCGATCACCAGGCTTTAAAGCCTTTGTTTCAAAAACAGCTGAAGGGAGCAATTTATGAGCGCTGGATCGCCATACTCCAACAATATAATTTTGATCTTCGCTATAAACCAGCAAGGGATATGCAGGTTGCCGATGCCCTATCGCGTATTCCGCGGCAGGAGATTTCCGATGGATTTATTAGTCCTGATATTGAAGACCCATATTTCCCGTATAAGGAGGAAATCGTAGGTGATATAAACATTGAAGGTGGATACAAATTTCCATCATTTAGACATTCGGATTCTAGTGAAAACGACCAGATAAACAATATTCGAGTTGATCAAAATTTAACAtcaaatttcaatttattaaatCCGGATCATCAACACAAACCCGACTTACAAACGACAGCAGAGTATGATGCCGATACGGAAGATGATGTTCCttgcaaacaaaacaaactaaaacgCAAAATTGTTTCAAAGAGAAAATTACTTTCCATTCCAAGTATTAGAATAAATCCGTTCGAAAATAATCCAGTTTCAGTAAACAACACAGATATAGAGATCGTTTCCGACAatgatatgaaacaaaatattgaaatacaaaatcCGACAAATACCGTAGATACCGATATAAGCGTACCATCAACAGATCGTAGTAGTGATGATCAATCAACTGTTTTAAATGAACATGATTCGGATATTTTCAATCTTACAACGGATTACGGATCAGGATAACCAAATGAGACGTCAAGTTGAAATGATAGATCTGTTCGAGAGATCTGACTTTAGTGTAGAAAGTTTAAGCAATCTACAACGGAAAGATTCAGAATACGGAAAATTTGTTTCGTACTTGGATAAGGGAGAACTGCCGAAATCACAAAAAGAGGCCCGAAAACTACTTTTGCAATCGCctgattttatgttgataaacGGATTACTTTTTCATTCTCGAATTGCAAAATCAAAGCGCgctaaaaatctaaaaaattacCAACTAGTTTTACCAGCAGTTGTAGTGAAAACCGTTATTTCTATGTATCATGACTCATCTCTTGGCGGACATGGCGGAATACAACATACAATTGACTTAATAAaggaaaaatatttcttttcaaaattggCGCAGAAAATTTCTGACTATATAAAAAGTTGTCCGGCATGTCAAAGAAGGAAATTGACAAAAATCAACACTAAGGCCGGAATTGTCGCATACCGTTCGCCAGATTCGCCGTTTCAAGTGTGGCAAATCGACATTTTTGGACCAATAAATCCAATATCTCCAACAGGAATTCAATATGTTTGCACGGCGATTGACCTTTTTAGTAAGTTTGTATTTGCCGAGGCTATTCCTACCGCCGATACTATTACAGTGTCTGAAGTTTTATTAAGGATGGTTTCGCAGTTGGGTGTATTTGATACTATAATCAGCGATCAAGGCTCCGAATTCATCAGTAAATGTTTCAAAGAAGTTTGCCGGTTACTAGACATAAATCATGAATACACCCCGAGTTTTGCACATCACTGTCTTGGTGCGTGCGAACGTTCGCATAGAACTTTAGCTGAACGCATGACTCCATACATTGCAGATGGTAAGAACTGGCAAGATTTATTACCTTGTATTCTTTTCTCAATGAACAATACCGTTAACGCCAGTCTAGGATATTCTCCATTTGAGATAGTTTACGGCAGGAGGCCTAATTTTCCATTAACCGGACATTTTAGACAGGATATAAACACGCTTCCAAACGATTGTCATGAATATGTTCAAAATTTGTGCGCAAGATTAGAAATCATTCGATCAGAAGTGAAAGAACATGCATTAACTCTCAAATAAAAATGGTGGAACGTGTAAATGACAGTTTGAACCCTCTACAGTACGCAGAACATGATTATGTTTATCTCAGCAAAAATCCTACAGGACAGGGACAAAAACTGAAATACCGTTATGCTGGGCCATATATCATTCATAAAATTCACAGTCCTCATATGGTAGTTTTGAAGGACCCAGATTCACAAAAATGCCTTCCGAATCCTATTCACATTAATCGGATAAAACCGGCGTACGTGCGTCAACCAAATCCTGCACAATACTTCATGGATCAAGTtgaaacaaaaatacatgtaaatacaacCACGGACCAAAATACTGCATCGGACTTCTCTGAAACAAGTTAATTATCGAATACGACAGTGTCACATTCTGAAATAAATGACAATGATTCAAATGATACAGAGAACGACACAGGAaaaattttgatgaataacaATTCAAACAATGCGACAGACGAACAAACAAAAAAGTGCAAAGGGAAAAGTATTCAGTCCCCAATCCGGAAATCAACCCGATTAAAAAAGAAACCAGCTCGGTTTGAAGATGAAAGTTTCACCGATCCAGGAGACAAAACTGTTTCGAGTGATGAAAATCGTTTTTCTAAAGTTAAACGAATACTTGCTAGGAAAATTATGGACGGAACAATGAGTTATTTAGTTCATTTTATTGGAGAACCGGCTCAAAATGCCCGTTGGCTAAAGGAGTCCGATTTTGACAAGAAAGCCCGTGATTTGATAAAACGCCGACTACCTCCACAAATTCTATGAGTCGTTTTGTGTCCGTGAGGTTTACCTCATGATACAccgtttttttattgttttattcagtGTTTAATTTTATGGAATGCTCATATTGTACATATTAAACGAATTTTGTTGTAAAATTCAAGACAATTGCCAATTTGAACAATTTATACTTTAATGCTTGACGAGGATGTTTATTTCGAACCTTTTTGTCCTTGAGTTTGATCTCATGACAAGTTACCCGGATGTTTAAAGTGATGCTTTACTGGAACTTTTTGTCCGTGAGATTTATCTCATGACAATTTATTAATCTGTGTACAGCGATACTTTTCTGGAACTTTTTGTCCGTGAGATTTATCTCATGACAATGCCCTATGATGATGGTACAACGACTTTTTCTGGCgaacttttcatgtttttgtccGTGAGATTTATCTCATGACAATCCGTTACTATGATGTCAGATGAAATTCAGTACAGAGCGGAGCCCAATTCCAATGTTATTCAatgagaactttttttttaaatatacggaCATTAGTTTGTttgcatatataatatacatgtacatgggaACTGCTTATTAACtgctaaagattttttttattttgcatatgTTGATATTACTTATCTTTTTAAAATACGTGAACAATTCGTATTATGTATGTTTGCTTGATTTTTTCTATTATTCTGATGCAAATAATGAACGATTGTTGATATTGCGTATACAGGACATTATGCTAAACACTTGTGcatttttatacatgtagattttttatttcaatttcatttacatACCATAAGTATCAAGTTTGAATTATCTAGtcattaatatttgatttatttaattttgtaacaCAATAGCAGAAAGTTGGTACTGCGTTTTCAGATTTGTAAttcaataattattttctatGAAGAATGCCGAATGTTGTATGTTTATATTGAACATCGATCTTTactatttttgaaatatgttgatGACTGAGATCGTATGAATATGGTTCATTTTGTATTTAGTAGATTTTTAAGGAAACATGATAGTGATATACAGTTTCATTAGCGAGCAAATTAAGGAAAATGTAGagagaatgtttttttgtttttttttttgtttttttgcatggTATAAAGACGGAAATCTGTAGTTAACGTCCCTTTTGGAACTTTTATGAGGCGTGTATTTACTAGGATCTATGTTAGTGATATCGagataatttcaaaaataaacccCGTGAATTGTATCTTTCTGATATGTTTTATCTGTtagcaattttatattttttatgagagTGTGTGTGCGTATATGGGTTTGGTTCTGTGAgagatatttgatatatttttttgaaacttgCAACTTATGAAATGTGATCATTATAGGACATTTTTACAATATTGTAAGAGTTAGGGGCTCTGTTGAATTTATTACTCAATGGTACATGTATCACGAAACAATTTCGgatctgtaaaaatatatttaactacTAACTTTCAAAAGTTGAGATTTCGCAACGTCAGATAATTGAAATTTTTCATGCTGTGTTTTGAGATGGTATATAAGTTGGTGCATATATATTGTAAAGCGAATTCAACCCTgagaaaaatttacatttttcttttgtcGGGGGATGTAATATATATAGGGGGTTGAATCCGCGTTTCCGGAAATACTGTTCAGTCCGTATACGATTTTGCGTATATGTATGTAATTGTAATCACAGGTACTGTCTCTTTTTCGTTTTGCAAGCGCCATTAAAGGATGTAATTTTATGAGTTCCTAATATTTTGCCTCTCGTATACCCACACAGGATTATTAcaatacaactattgcaaatatggctttgtttgaactcttctagtatatagaatgaaattcaaaaccgtgtggctgtggctattgattgacacattaaattcatccattgactgggacagttTAGGTGAACGTTTTAtttaacgaccactgctcactatgtactttttaaagacacttaactATGGGGTCActaaaggttctcaacaccttaataaagtaattcgaaaaacgaataaaaaataacacgatgttttgatttatattaattatataaatcaaaacataaaggttattcctgattaattttttgaattattttataattaaaggcgttaataaacgtttggtgaccccacagtttaaatgtctatcgtaggtacggcgtgaacagtggtcgttacatacaaacgttcacctaaattgtcccagtcaatggatgaatttaatgtgtcaatcaatggccacagccacactgttttgaatttcattctatattagCTAAAATGTgccagatatatggttacagattaTACTGTTGTGACAATAATTCTAAATTTGAGGCAGAAAAAGtgaactttaattgacaaataggcatacagtaagatgtggactggagacagatGCAGGATTGGAgatttatataatcttgaatgttgtaatgattgactgctaaacattacatttatagtattctgatatgctttcaatatgttatcaaaacagtttaaaaCAGATTCTAGGCATtttcagaaaatatgcaaataaggtAAACTGGAAACAATTTAAGTCtcgttttcaaatttaaaaaaaaaa
This window contains:
- the LOC139497664 gene encoding uncharacterized protein, producing the protein MKSDFKPKNQRPYRLPPDKKEALREHLDELLRQNLIAPVSETEDVPIISPIVLVSKQDRNKKQQENSQKSSAKYRFCCDFRYLNSQVQDFSYFIPDLTELTESFSGKTPNYLASLDLSSGFFKKACR